From the Thermovirga lienii DSM 17291 genome, one window contains:
- a CDS encoding respiratory-chain NADH dehydrogenase subunit 1 (PFAM: NADH dehydrogenase~COGs: COG0650 Formate hydrogenlyase subunit 4~InterPro IPR001694~KEGG: aco:Amico_1263 respiratory-chain NADH dehydrogenase subunit 1~PFAM: respiratory-chain NADH dehydrogenase subunit 1~SPTR: Respiratory-chain NADH dehydrogenase subunit 1): protein MILLSKILAGLALLAFASLLSLLFEGVDRIFHARMQLRIGPPLLQPFYDVLKLLGKENIVPRRAIPWAFNGAPWLAAATALMVFLYVPMGSLPPILSGEGDLILIMYLLGFSAVAMAIGGFASGSVYANIGAQREMVLMMSYELPLATVVVSLAWFAYRTGMPGAPFSLETYVAMPVWSVAGWTGTFGLLALLVSLLFVVPAETGKVPMDIAEAKTEILDGLICEYSGRNLAMFKMAFSLRTLAMCAVVVSLFFPWSLGKLLNLSGMAFFLVDFLFFWVKVFLVQVIFVTIIRTTFGRLKIWQASRLYWYQVAGLALAGMVLLSLDVIL from the coding sequence ATGATTTTGCTGAGTAAAATTCTAGCGGGGTTGGCCCTTCTTGCTTTTGCGTCGCTCCTGTCCCTGTTGTTTGAAGGGGTAGACCGCATTTTTCATGCGAGGATGCAGCTTAGGATTGGCCCACCCTTGCTTCAGCCGTTTTACGACGTGTTAAAGCTATTGGGGAAGGAGAATATAGTTCCCAGAAGAGCTATTCCTTGGGCTTTTAATGGTGCTCCGTGGCTTGCTGCGGCTACTGCTTTGATGGTGTTTCTTTATGTTCCCATGGGGTCTCTTCCTCCCATCCTAAGTGGGGAAGGTGATTTAATCCTTATAATGTACCTCTTGGGATTTTCTGCCGTTGCTATGGCCATTGGGGGCTTTGCTAGCGGTTCTGTGTATGCAAATATAGGAGCCCAGCGTGAGATGGTTCTGATGATGAGCTATGAGTTGCCTCTTGCTACTGTTGTGGTTTCCTTGGCGTGGTTTGCTTACAGGACAGGGATGCCAGGAGCACCTTTCAGTTTGGAGACATATGTAGCTATGCCTGTATGGAGTGTTGCTGGATGGACAGGCACGTTTGGCCTTTTGGCGCTTCTTGTCTCCTTGTTGTTTGTGGTTCCCGCCGAAACAGGTAAGGTGCCGATGGATATAGCAGAGGCAAAAACGGAGATACTCGATGGTTTGATATGCGAGTATTCAGGAAGAAACCTGGCCATGTTCAAGATGGCTTTCTCTCTTAGGACTTTGGCCATGTGTGCGGTTGTGGTTTCGTTGTTCTTCCCGTGGTCTTTAGGAAAACTTCTCAATCTTTCTGGTATGGCGTTTTTCCTTGTAGATTTCCTTTTCTTCTGGGTAAAGGTTTTCCTGGTTCAGGTCATATTTGTGACTATAATCCGCACGACCTTTGGTCGCCTAAAGATATGGCAGGCCTCTCGTCTCTATTGGTATCAAGTTGCAGGCTTAGCCTTGGCGGGAATGGTTTTACTTTCTCTGGATGTTATCCTTTAA